From a region of the Hymenobacter jejuensis genome:
- a CDS encoding putative quinol monooxygenase yields MVKVGLLVRLEAKPGKEQAVAEFLRGGLPLVEDEPATLTWYGIQLGPSTFGIFDTFPDEAGRKAHLGGKVAAALMASADDLFSSPPTIEMVDILASKGA; encoded by the coding sequence ATGGTCAAAGTAGGATTGCTAGTACGGCTGGAAGCCAAGCCCGGAAAAGAACAAGCCGTTGCCGAGTTTCTGCGCGGCGGCTTGCCGTTGGTAGAAGATGAGCCCGCTACGCTTACGTGGTACGGCATCCAGCTCGGACCCAGCACTTTCGGCATCTTCGATACCTTTCCCGATGAAGCAGGCCGTAAAGCCCACCTCGGAGGCAAAGTCGCGGCAGCGCTCATGGCCAGCGCCGACGACTTATTTTCGTCTCCGCCGACCATTGAAATGGTAGATATTCTGGCGTCTAAAGGTGCTTAA